In a single window of the Olivibacter sp. SDN3 genome:
- the pncB gene encoding nicotinate phosphoribosyltransferase codes for MTTPQTLLNSILDNDFYKFTMQHAVIKLFPKAEASYEFINRGDHKYPEGFAEALRYAVAKMASLQLSKEEKTYLQTTCPYLDPTYLDFLQGYRYDPEEVAITQHGGILSVKITGYWYRTILWEVPIMSLISELYYKMNQLIGHTDNEVVETARRKIEKYNALGVTIAEFGTRRRHSYHTHRLVVQTLRRFGTKSFIGTSNVHLAMLNQTKPIGTHAHEWFMFHAAKYGFKMANNLGLQHWANVYRGDLGIALSDTYTTDVFFSQFDKMFAKLFDGVRHDSGDPIVFANKTIAHYQEKGVNPLSKTIIFSDGLDYEKVEHIALHCKGKIGISFGIGTNFTNDVGLSPLNIVIKMTEAHPDDAYWTPVVKLSDVKGKYTGDQKMISLSKTILGITD; via the coding sequence ATGACAACGCCCCAAACATTGCTCAATTCCATATTGGATAATGATTTTTACAAATTCACGATGCAACATGCAGTTATCAAGCTTTTCCCAAAAGCCGAAGCATCCTATGAATTTATTAATCGTGGCGATCATAAGTACCCAGAAGGTTTTGCCGAAGCGCTGAGATACGCAGTTGCTAAGATGGCCAGTTTACAGTTAAGTAAAGAAGAGAAAACATATTTACAAACCACCTGCCCTTACTTAGACCCGACATATCTTGATTTTTTACAAGGGTACCGATACGATCCAGAAGAAGTTGCAATAACACAGCATGGAGGTATACTATCTGTAAAAATTACTGGCTATTGGTACAGGACAATCTTATGGGAGGTTCCAATCATGTCCTTGATTTCTGAACTATACTACAAAATGAATCAACTGATCGGTCACACCGACAATGAAGTAGTCGAAACAGCTAGGCGTAAAATTGAAAAATACAATGCTTTGGGAGTTACGATTGCCGAATTCGGCACACGTCGAAGACATTCCTACCATACGCACAGGCTAGTAGTACAAACCCTTAGACGTTTTGGCACAAAAAGCTTCATAGGGACCAGTAATGTACATCTGGCTATGTTGAACCAAACAAAACCTATTGGTACGCATGCCCATGAATGGTTTATGTTTCATGCAGCTAAGTATGGTTTCAAAATGGCCAACAACCTGGGCCTACAACATTGGGCGAACGTATACCGGGGAGACCTCGGAATAGCGCTATCTGATACGTATACAACAGATGTGTTCTTCTCTCAATTTGATAAAATGTTCGCTAAGTTATTTGATGGTGTCCGACATGATAGTGGCGACCCGATTGTCTTCGCCAACAAAACCATAGCACACTATCAGGAGAAAGGAGTCAATCCTCTCTCAAAGACAATTATTTTTTCTGATGGTCTAGATTACGAAAAAGTAGAGCATATTGCCCTACATTGTAAAGGGAAAATAGGCATTTCGTTTGGAATAGGTACAAACTTTACAAATGATGTTGGTTTAAGCCCTTTAAATATTGTAATAAAGATGACGGAAGCGCATCCTGATGACGCGTATTGGACACCTGTAGTTAAATTATCAGATGTTAAAGGTAAATATACCGGCGATCAAAAAATGATAAGCTTAAGTAAAACGATATTAGGGATAACGGACTAA
- a CDS encoding ABC transporter permease, with protein sequence MISRKIDQKLIQLGNVHQFIMRFFKELFMPPYEFREIMNQCYEVGVKSLPLISLTGFITGIVFTNQSRPSLEEFGATAMLPSLIAIAIVRALAPLVTALIAAGKVGSNIGAELGSMKVTEQIDAMEVSGTNPFKFLVVSRVLATTIMIPILSCYTGFVGLMGSFLNVYQHESVSFISFFDQVFETVSFLDIFQAIIKAGFFGFTIGIVGCYQGYHSSKGTEGVGKAANAAVVASMFLIFIEEQLVVMIVQSMRG encoded by the coding sequence ATGATTTCTAGAAAAATTGACCAAAAGCTTATTCAATTAGGTAATGTGCACCAATTTATCATGCGGTTTTTTAAAGAGCTTTTTATGCCTCCTTATGAATTTAGGGAAATAATGAACCAATGCTATGAGGTAGGAGTGAAGTCATTACCCTTAATATCCTTGACAGGCTTTATAACAGGAATTGTATTTACAAACCAGTCGAGACCTTCTTTGGAAGAATTTGGCGCAACAGCCATGTTACCTTCTTTAATAGCTATTGCCATTGTGAGGGCATTGGCCCCATTGGTCACAGCATTAATTGCCGCAGGAAAAGTCGGTTCAAATATTGGGGCGGAGCTAGGATCCATGAAGGTAACCGAACAGATAGATGCTATGGAAGTTTCCGGGACGAATCCATTTAAATTTTTGGTGGTTAGCCGAGTATTGGCAACCACAATTATGATTCCAATATTAAGTTGCTACACTGGTTTTGTTGGGTTAATGGGTTCATTTTTAAATGTTTATCAGCATGAGTCCGTTAGTTTTATTAGTTTCTTTGACCAAGTGTTTGAAACAGTATCTTTTCTGGATATTTTTCAGGCAATTATTAAAGCTGGTTTTTTTGGATTTACAATTGGAATCGTTGGATGTTATCAGGGTTATCATTCTTCTAAAGGTACAGAAGGTGTAGGTAAAGCTGCCAATGCTGCGGTTGTAGCCTCTATGTTCTTGATTTTTATAGAAGAACAATTAGTTGTAATGATTGTACAAAGTATGCGCGGATAG
- a CDS encoding YihY/virulence factor BrkB family protein codes for MSWLHRKLLKFKPYDLFIEWTKVLVLPGFGKLPLYTVALFFFQEIGRESLLNKASSLAYSFMLAIFPGIIFLFTLIPYIRVFIEDFQEQLLEFMQMILPVDAYNTIESTLLDIVTNQNSRLLSFGFVMAMIFATNGIHSLMLAFNKSSLVLENRSFIKQRLVALGLTIMIIMALTVGMGIVTFASFVIRHIRNNLEITNAFWTWLISVTRWIILFGIYFFTLSILYKYGPSSSKKWSFFSPGATLATILAAFTFWGFAFYINNFNTYNKLYGSIGTLIVIMIWLYLNSLILLIGFELNASIALSKQSIKIVKPRFNSFKTGVKKEDMLKK; via the coding sequence ATGAGTTGGTTACACCGGAAATTGTTAAAATTTAAACCATACGACTTATTCATTGAATGGACCAAAGTCTTAGTACTTCCGGGTTTTGGAAAACTGCCTCTATACACTGTAGCTTTATTTTTCTTTCAGGAAATTGGAAGGGAATCTCTTCTCAACAAAGCTTCATCCTTGGCATACTCTTTTATGCTTGCCATTTTCCCGGGTATCATTTTTTTATTTACACTCATCCCTTATATTAGAGTCTTTATCGAAGATTTCCAAGAGCAACTATTGGAATTCATGCAGATGATATTACCAGTTGATGCATATAACACCATAGAATCTACACTTTTGGACATTGTAACCAATCAAAACAGTAGGTTGCTTTCTTTTGGTTTTGTAATGGCTATGATTTTTGCCACCAATGGTATTCATAGTTTAATGTTGGCTTTCAACAAGTCATCATTGGTTTTGGAAAATCGCAGTTTTATTAAACAGCGCCTTGTTGCTCTTGGTCTGACAATTATGATTATAATGGCGCTTACGGTAGGCATGGGCATTGTCACTTTTGCATCTTTTGTTATCCGGCATATAAGGAACAACTTAGAAATTACTAATGCATTCTGGACTTGGCTTATCAGCGTTACACGGTGGATTATACTTTTCGGCATTTACTTTTTCACCCTAAGTATCTTATACAAATATGGCCCTTCATCATCAAAAAAATGGAGTTTCTTCAGTCCTGGAGCTACCTTAGCGACAATACTAGCCGCATTTACGTTCTGGGGATTCGCGTTTTACATTAATAACTTTAATACTTATAATAAGCTCTACGGTTCTATTGGTACGTTAATAGTTATCATGATCTGGCTCTATCTAAATTCTCTTATTTTATTAATAGGATTCGAACTAAATGCCAGTATCGCGCTATCCAAACAAAGCATTAAAATAGTGAAACCCCGATTTAATAGCTTTAAAACCGGGGTAAAAAAAGAAGATATGCTAAAGAAATAA
- a CDS encoding thioesterase family protein, with product MFIFKTHIRVRYAETDQMGYVYYGNYASYYEVARVEMLRSLGTSYKEMEDRRIMMPVLELSSKYLKPARYDELITIKVSIPEKPSLRIKFKYELFNERQELINIGETTLVFIDMNKSKPCLPPMDFQDKLAIYFGENT from the coding sequence ATGTTCATATTTAAAACCCATATCAGAGTACGATACGCGGAAACGGATCAAATGGGATATGTCTATTACGGCAATTATGCGTCGTACTATGAAGTTGCTAGAGTGGAGATGTTACGCAGTTTAGGCACCTCCTATAAAGAAATGGAAGATCGCAGAATAATGATGCCTGTCTTAGAACTCTCCAGTAAATACCTCAAACCTGCCAGATATGATGAATTGATCACCATCAAAGTTTCTATACCGGAAAAGCCGTCTTTACGCATTAAATTCAAATATGAGCTATTTAATGAAAGGCAGGAGTTGATTAATATAGGCGAGACTACCCTTGTCTTTATCGATATGAATAAGAGTAAACCCTGCTTGCCACCTATGGATTTTCAGGATAAGTTGGCAATATACTTTGGAGAAAACACATGA
- a CDS encoding bifunctional 2-polyprenyl-6-hydroxyphenol methylase/3-demethylubiquinol 3-O-methyltransferase UbiG has translation MDNDIFGNALLDYYHKKRSTAPLILHNNYGEDEEMPVEIFFREIDDFPELEFIALALTDGKVLDVGAGAGSHCLYLQQKGVDVTALEISPIACQIMAKRGIKKIINQDIFSYKEEKFDTLLFLMNGIGLAENIAGLKKLLNHCKKLLNTGGQLIFDSSDVSYLYESDLERPMVYHGEIHFQYEYKNQLGDPFGWLYIDQETLILIAQRSGWVVQILYEDENDQYLVRLSLSTP, from the coding sequence ATGGATAATGATATTTTTGGAAATGCGTTGCTAGATTATTATCATAAAAAACGATCAACGGCACCTCTTATACTGCATAATAACTACGGCGAAGACGAAGAAATGCCCGTAGAGATTTTTTTTAGAGAAATTGATGACTTTCCTGAACTCGAGTTCATTGCATTGGCACTTACCGATGGAAAGGTATTAGATGTTGGAGCAGGAGCTGGAAGTCATTGTTTATATCTTCAGCAAAAAGGTGTTGACGTAACCGCCTTGGAGATTTCTCCCATTGCTTGCCAAATCATGGCCAAACGTGGAATAAAAAAAATAATCAATCAAGATATTTTCAGTTATAAAGAAGAAAAATTTGACACCCTTTTGTTTTTGATGAATGGGATTGGACTTGCGGAAAATATAGCGGGTTTAAAAAAACTATTAAATCACTGTAAAAAGCTTCTTAATACGGGCGGCCAGCTTATCTTTGATTCTTCTGATGTTTCCTATCTATATGAAAGTGATCTTGAAAGACCAATGGTTTATCATGGAGAGATACACTTTCAGTACGAATATAAAAACCAATTGGGAGATCCTTTTGGTTGGTTGTATATTGACCAAGAGACGCTTATACTAATCGCTCAACGCAGCGGTTGGGTAGTGCAAATCTTGTACGAAGATGAAAATGATCAATACCTGGTAAGGCTTTCTCTAAGTACGCCTTAA
- a CDS encoding MlaD family protein gives MSSNSDNKKSVIVGLFTLIGIVFFVTAIFVLGGNQKRFTKTIHLKAVFDNAGGLKTGNNVVFSGVKIGTIKNIKLIENSHVEIDFNIEEKSQDYIRKDAEVRISSEGFIGNKIIVIQGGSADVAVVEPGDLLQSVKSTDTEEMMATLQVNNENLVAITGDVKKLSERITNGEGTIGAVLTDSLMALQVKSIMASLSQTAANTAKVSASLQLFTEKLNTEGSLANEILTDTTVYQSLRSSAAQLAGITQTTSSLTENLKNATDKMNTNDNALGTLLNDEEMAVQMKKTMNNLEQSTDKLNQNMEALQHNFLFRGFFRKQAKQRAKDEAEKLKQDQAQ, from the coding sequence ATGAGTAGTAATTCAGATAATAAGAAGTCTGTAATAGTAGGCTTGTTTACCTTAATAGGCATTGTGTTTTTTGTAACTGCAATTTTTGTTTTGGGAGGCAATCAAAAGCGCTTTACAAAGACAATACATTTAAAAGCGGTATTCGATAATGCGGGTGGATTAAAAACTGGAAATAATGTTGTTTTCTCTGGAGTGAAAATAGGAACGATAAAAAACATTAAATTGATAGAAAATTCACACGTCGAAATTGATTTTAATATCGAAGAGAAGTCGCAAGATTATATTAGAAAGGACGCTGAAGTACGCATCAGTTCTGAAGGTTTTATAGGAAATAAGATCATTGTGATTCAAGGGGGGAGCGCCGATGTGGCCGTTGTTGAACCTGGAGATTTACTTCAATCTGTAAAGAGTACGGACACAGAAGAGATGATGGCTACATTACAGGTTAATAATGAAAATTTAGTGGCTATTACAGGTGATGTAAAAAAACTAAGTGAAAGGATAACAAACGGAGAGGGAACTATTGGGGCTGTACTTACCGACTCTTTGATGGCTTTGCAGGTTAAGTCGATTATGGCTAGCTTGTCACAAACAGCGGCCAATACAGCAAAGGTTTCTGCATCGTTGCAATTATTTACCGAAAAGCTAAATACCGAGGGGTCTTTGGCAAATGAAATTCTGACTGACACCACCGTATACCAGAGTCTACGCAGTTCTGCTGCGCAGTTAGCGGGAATTACCCAAACAACTTCTTCTTTGACTGAGAATCTTAAAAACGCTACCGACAAAATGAATACGAATGATAATGCATTAGGTACGCTGCTTAATGATGAGGAGATGGCCGTTCAGATGAAAAAAACAATGAATAACTTAGAACAGAGTACGGATAAATTAAATCAGAATATGGAAGCTCTACAGCATAACTTTTTATTCAGAGGTTTCTTTAGAAAGCAGGCAAAACAGCGCGCAAAAGACGAAGCTGAGAAGCTGAAACAAGATCAAGCGCAATGA
- a CDS encoding SGNH/GDSL hydrolase family protein, whose amino-acid sequence MTNRRSFIQKLALGSTLAISIPDIVSAANLSSNNTIKLNRDDVVLFQGDSITDAGRDKQETAANTQASLGNGYSALAAAQLLLKYGSLNLHIYNRGISGNKVYQLAERWEQDTLNLKPNVLSILIGVNDFWHTLADKDPYEGTVATYEKDYRALLDYTKKILPDTQLVIGEPFAIKGVKAVNTEWYPAFDEYRAVAKALAAEFNAIFIPYQQVFDEAIQQAPAQYWTGDGVHTTLAGAALMAEAWLKVVSG is encoded by the coding sequence ATGACAAACAGACGAAGCTTTATTCAAAAACTAGCGCTTGGCAGCACTTTAGCTATCAGCATTCCAGATATTGTATCGGCAGCAAATTTGAGCAGCAATAATACTATTAAACTTAACCGAGATGATGTAGTATTATTTCAAGGTGATTCTATTACAGACGCTGGTAGAGATAAACAAGAAACAGCAGCTAATACCCAAGCGTCATTGGGAAACGGGTACTCGGCATTGGCAGCAGCACAACTATTACTCAAATATGGATCTTTAAATTTACATATTTATAACAGAGGCATCAGTGGAAACAAAGTATACCAACTTGCTGAAAGATGGGAACAGGACACGTTAAATCTTAAACCCAATGTACTTAGTATTCTTATAGGGGTAAATGACTTTTGGCATACTTTGGCAGATAAAGACCCATATGAGGGAACTGTAGCAACGTATGAAAAAGATTACCGTGCACTATTAGACTACACAAAGAAAATATTACCAGACACGCAGCTGGTTATAGGAGAACCTTTCGCTATTAAAGGCGTGAAGGCAGTAAACACTGAATGGTATCCTGCTTTTGACGAATATCGTGCTGTTGCCAAGGCGCTTGCCGCAGAATTTAATGCTATATTTATTCCTTATCAACAGGTGTTTGATGAAGCCATTCAGCAGGCACCAGCTCAATATTGGACAGGAGATGGCGTGCATACCACGTTAGCTGGAGCCGCACTGATGGCTGAAGCTTGGTTAAAAGTAGTTAGTGGTTGA
- a CDS encoding ABC transporter ATP-binding protein: MEKQLAHINYDNTVIDLRDLRKSFGDLHVLKGVNLQLYEGENLVVLGRSGTGKSVLIKIISGLLEPDEGLVNVLGEHVNLLDEKALMELRLRIGFSFQNSALYDSMTVRENLEFPLVRNKRTLTRSEIDKEIMQVLESVGLLQALDQMPSELSGGQRKRIGIARTLILRPDIMLYDEPTAGLDPITCTEINNLINAVQEEYKTSSIIITHDLTCAKEVGDRIVMLLDGKFERQGRFDEIFDSKDDRVKAFYDYNFIV; this comes from the coding sequence ATGGAAAAACAATTGGCTCATATAAATTACGATAATACAGTGATCGACCTTCGGGACTTACGAAAATCTTTTGGCGATCTACATGTATTAAAGGGCGTAAATTTGCAACTTTATGAAGGTGAGAATTTAGTAGTATTAGGACGGTCGGGTACGGGTAAATCTGTTTTGATAAAGATTATTTCAGGTTTACTGGAACCAGATGAAGGGCTTGTCAATGTACTGGGAGAGCACGTCAATCTATTAGACGAGAAAGCATTAATGGAATTGCGATTACGGATTGGCTTTTCTTTCCAAAATAGTGCACTATATGATAGCATGACGGTGCGAGAAAATTTGGAGTTTCCACTGGTAAGAAATAAACGCACATTAACCAGGAGTGAAATTGATAAGGAGATTATGCAGGTATTAGAATCTGTTGGTTTATTACAAGCCTTAGATCAAATGCCTTCAGAACTTTCAGGTGGGCAACGGAAACGTATTGGCATTGCCAGAACACTTATTTTGCGGCCAGATATCATGTTATACGACGAACCAACGGCCGGTTTAGATCCAATCACCTGTACAGAGATCAATAATCTGATAAACGCTGTACAGGAAGAATACAAAACGTCTTCAATTATTATCACCCACGATTTAACCTGCGCCAAGGAAGTGGGAGACAGGATTGTCATGTTACTAGATGGGAAGTTTGAGCGTCAGGGTAGATTCGATGAGATTTTTGATTCGAAAGATGATCGAGTAAAAGCATTTTATGATTATAATTTTATTGTATAA